One window of Athalia rosae chromosome 2, iyAthRosa1.1, whole genome shotgun sequence genomic DNA carries:
- the LOC105689110 gene encoding glutamate synthase [NADH] isoform X2, protein MSSGDPWSLPVKQGLYDPTLEKDACGVGFIVAIDGKRSHKIVRDAEKLSARMNHRGACACDNDSGDGAGVLCAIPHNYYATELREQQGIELPEFGHYATGIFFLDKATHQQTEAAFTKLAEECNLRIISWRDVPTDSGTIGQVARKSEPYIRQVFVTGDQETEELNRQIFVLRKRASHTIPQPGVRFYICSLSLKTVVYKGQFTADQLWKYFTDLSSPNFETYLTLVHTRFSTNTFPSWERAHPLRLLAHNGEINTLRGNVNLMKAREGVMSSSIYGDKLKQLYPVVEPNLSDSGAADCVLEFLVMAGQRTLPEAVMTMVPEAWQNDLTMATEKRDYYHWAACAMEPWDGPALLTFTDGRYVGAILDRNGLRPSRFYVTKDNMMVMASEVGVYDTPPSNVVLKSRLKPGRMLLVDTEEKQIIQDVDLKIQIARSRPHSTWLKEQISMDQLREAHVAVHGSNGITDNGGVELTKLNGTNDKIDGVSAVNRVWGGDKRLSLYGYTIETINMLILPMIQTKKEALGSMGNDAPLACLSEFQPLIYEYFKQLFAQVTNPPIDPFREKIVMSLMCPIGPVSNVLEPNELQVHRLFLSQPILSLKDLEVIKHTNYRGWRTKVIDITYPAEDGPPGLMKTLDRVCNEANEAAREGYQLLVLSDRRAGPERVPVSTLLAQGAVHHFLIEERQRMRVGLILETAEAREVHHMCVLLGYGADAICPYLVFEMARSLRADGVLEESFTDDVMYQNYCEAMERGVAKVMAKMGISTLQSYKGAQIFEAVGLADDVVDKCFKGTQSRIGGVTFDIIAKEAFERHQMTYMEKAVDMMVLRNPGIYHWRAGGEKHINDPNSIANLQEAVESKSNNAYENYRKSTMEAVRACTLRGQLDLKPIDKPIPIDEIEPAAEIVKRFVTGAMSFGSISLEAHTTLAIAMNRIGGKSNTGEGGENADRYLGQDPQFSKRSAIKQVASGRFGVTSSYLANADDLQIKMAQGAKPGEGGELPGYKVTADIAATRHSVPGVGLISPPPHHDIYSIEDLAELIYDLKCANPEARISVKLVSEVGVGVVASGVAKGKAEHIVISGHDGGTGASSWTGIKAAGLPWELGVAETHQVLTLNNLRSRVVVQADGQLRTGFDVVVAALLGADEFGFSTAPLIAMGCTMMRKCHLNTCPVGIATQDPVLRKKFAGKPEHVVNFLFMLAEEVRTHMASLGIRKFQDLVGRTDFLRIAGSNHEKAKTLNFANILRSALELRPGINIRGGSVKQDFQLENRLDNKLIEEATPILQGLKKSVNIEMAINNECRAFASTLSYYISKKFGEEGLPEHSININMTGSAGQSFCAFMTKGVHVTLEGDANDYVGKGLCGGEIVIYPPKDSDFNSEANVIVGNVCLYGATSGRAYFRGIAAERFSVRNSGAIVVVEGVGDHGCEYMTGGCAVILGLTGRNFAAGMSGGIAYVLDVDGSFKSKCNPEMVELLPLNQQDDIAYVKELLEEFVEKTGSLIAQDLLKVWPEPTTRFVKVFPYEYQRALKQLAEKKESQLILNGNNKSSEPSVQDIEDAIADGDMEKRKLDKIRGFVKYGRETKNYRPAAKRLEDWDEIYNFQGVRKGLRVQAARCMECGVPFCQSSHGCPLGNIIPKWNDLVFHSNWKEALNQLLQTNNFPEFTGRVCPAPCEGACVLGISEPAVTIKNIECAIIDHAFEQGWITAQPPNTRTGRKVAIVGSGPSGLAAAHQLNKAGHLVTVYERNDRVGGLLQYGIPTMKLSKQVVQRRISLLAAEGITFKTGVNVGKDISAKELREQYDALLLCTGATWPRDLPIPGRQFEGIHFAMSFLENWQKKQMGNTAPPQMKLIAKDKDVIIIGGGDTGCDCIATSLRQGAKSITTFEILPEPPVKRGKDNPWPQYPRVFKVDYGHEEVALKFGRDPRQFSTLSKEFLGDDKGNVSGIKTVTVEWTKDEAGRWKMDEVPNSEKIYKCDLVLLAMGFLGPEKYVATELEAKLDGRGNYETPGGKFSTSLPGVFAAGDCRRGQSLVVWAIAEGRQAAREVDLALMGCTTLPSPGGVITGVLP, encoded by the exons ATGAGCTCTGGTGACCCGTGGTCTCTTCCGGTCAAGCAGGGCCTTTACGACCCAACTTTAGAAAAAGATGCTTGTGGTGTTGGATTTATAGTTGCCATCGATGGAAAACGATCGCACAAG ATCGTTCGAGATGCCGAAAAACTGTCCGCGCGTATGAACCACAGGGGTGCATGCGCTTGTGATAACGACAGTGGTGATGGTGCCGGTGTACTGTGCGCTATTCCGCACAATTATTATGCTACTGAACTCCG TGAGCAGCAGGGTATCGAGCTACCCGAATTCGGGCATTATGCCACCGGAATTTTCTTCCTGGATAAAGCAACCCACCAACAAACGGAAGCTGCTTTCACCAAGTTGGCTGAAGAATGCAACTTGCGG ATTATCAGTTGGCGCGACGTTCCCACGGACAGTGGAACGATTGGTCAGGTAGCTCGCAAAAGTGAGCCTTACATCCGCCAAGTTTTTGTCACCGGAGATCAGGAGACTGAGGAATTAAACCGCCAG ATCTTCGTACTGCGTAAGCGAGCTTCACACACCATACCGCAGCCGGGAGTGCGATTTTACATCTGCTCACTGTCCCTGAAAACTGTCGTTTACAAGGGACAGTTTACGGCTGATCAACTATGGAAGTATTTCACAGATTTGTCG TCCCCAAACTTTGAAACATATCTAACTTTGGTACACACACGTTTTTCCACCAATACATTCCCCAGCTGGGAACGTGCTCATCCGTTGCG TCTGCTCGCTCATAACGGTGAGATAAACACCCTGCGTGGCAACGTGAATCTCATGAAAGCTCGAGAAGGTGTCATGAGCAGTTCGATCTATGGTGACAAGTTGAAACAATTGTATCCGGTCGTTGAGCCAAATCTATCTGATTCCGGAGCTGCCGATTGCGTTCTTGAATTTTTGGTCATGGCTGGACAACGTACACTACCCGAG GCTGTGATGACGATGGTACCGGAAGCTTGGCAGAACGACTTGACAATGGCTACGGAAAAAAGAGATTACTATCATTGGGCAGCATGTGCTATGGAACCGTGGGACGGACCTGCGTTGCTCACGTTCACCGACGGACGTTACGTCGGTGCTATTTTGGACAG AAACGGCCTGCGCCCGTCGCGCTTCTACGTCACTAAGGATAACATGATGGTGATGGCGTCCGAGGTGGGCGTCTATGACACTCCGCCCAGCAATGTTGTCCTCAAG AGCCGTTTGAAGCCCGGTAGAATGTTGCTGGTTGACACAGAAGAAAAGCAGATTATCCAAGATGTCGATCTCAAGATTCAAATTGCACGTAGCAGGCCTCACTCTACTTGGCTGAAAGAACAG ATATCTATGGATCAGTTGCGAGAGGCTCATGTAGCAGTACATGGTTCAAATGGCATAACGGATAACGGAGGTGTAGAGTTGACAAAGTTAAACGGTACtaacgataaaattgatggtgTTTCTGCTGTAAATCGCGTCTGGGGTGGAGACAAACGTCTTTCCTTGTACGGATATACAATTGAGACTATCAACATGTTGATCCTGCCCATGATCCAAACAAA AAAAGAAGCACTGGGTTCGATGGGTAATGATGCCCCGTTGGCATGTCTCTCAGAATTTCAACCTCTGATCTATGAGTATTTCAAGCAACTGTTTGCGCAA GTGACAAATCCTCCGATCGATCCGTTCAGAGAGAAGATAGTAATGTCTCTGATGTGCCCAATTGGTCCAGTGAGCAATGTCCTGGAACCAAACGAACTGCAAGTTCATCGTCTCTTCCTTTCTCAGCCCATTTTGTCATTGAAAGATCTCGAAGTGATTAAACACACCAATTATCGTGGGTGGAGGACCAAGGTGATCGATATCACGTACCCCGCCGAAGACGGACCACCAGGTCTCATGAAAACTCTTGACAGAGTGTGCAACGAAGCTAACGAAGCCGCTCGTGAAGGCTATCAACTTTTAGTTTTGTCCGATCGTAGAGCTGGCCCAGAAAG AGTTCCGGTAAGCACATTACTTGCCCAAGGAGCTGTACATCATTTTCTCATTGAAGAACGACAAAGAATGCGCGTCGGTTTGATATTGGAAACTGCCGAAGCTCGAGAGGTTCACCATATGTGTGTATTGCTTGGCTATGGAGCTGATGCCATTTGCCCTTATCTTGTATTCGAAATGGCCAGAAGCCTTCGGGCTGATGGTGTTCTCGAGGAATCCTTTACCGATGATGTCATGTATCAG AACTACTGCGAAGCTATGGAACGTGGTGTTGCCAAGGTAATGGCTAAAATGGGAATATCAACTCTCCAGTCTTACAAAGGCGCCCAAATCTTCGAGGCCGTTGGTCTAGCCGACGATGTTGTTGATAAATGCTTCAAg GGCACGCAATCGCGCATAGGCGGTGTGACGTTTGACATAATAGCCAAAGAGGCATTTGAAAGGCATCAAATGACTTACATGGAAAAAGCAGTAGACATGATGGTTCTGAGAAATCCTGGAATTTATCATTGGCGAGCGGGTGGAGAGAAACACATCAACGATCCCAACAGTATTGCTAATCTGCAGGAAGCAGTTGAATCCAAGAGTAACAACGCGTAcgaaaattaccgaaaatcgACAATGGAGGCAGTCAGAGCATGCACGTTGCGTGGTCAATTGGATTTGAAACCTATCGATAAACCAATACcgatcgatgaaattgaaCCCGCTGCAGAAATCGTGAAAAGATTTGTCACAGGTGCCATGAGCTTCGGAAGTATTTCACTAGAAGCTCATACCACTCTTGCTATTGCCATGAACAGAATTGGCGGAAAATCCAACACAGGAGAAGGTGGAGAAAACGCAGACAG GTATTTGGGTCAGGATCCACAATTCAGCAAACGCTCTGCAATCAAACAAGTAGCCAGCGGTAGATTCGGCGTAACTTCTAGCTACTTGGCGAACGCCGATGATCTGCAAATAAAAATGGCCCAAGGAGCCAAACCTGGCGAAGGTGGTGAACTGCCCGGATACAAA GTTACGGCAGACATTGCTGCTACTCGTCATTCAGTCCCTGGAGTTGGTCTGATATCACCACCTCCCCACCACGATATCTATTCGATCGAAGATCTGGCGGAATTGATTTACGACTTGAAATGCGCGAATCCAGAAGCTCGAATTTCCGTAAAGCTTGTTTCTGAAGTTGGAGTCGGGGTCGTCGCGTCTGGTGTTGCTAAA GGCAAAGCAGAGCACATTGTGATATCTGGCCACGATGGTGGTACTGGTGCCAGTAGCTGGACTGGAATAAAGGCTGCGGGTCTTCCATGGGAATTAGGTGTGGCCGAAACCCATCAAGTCTTGACATTGAATAACCTTCGTTCGAGAGTCGTCGTTCAAGCGGATGGTCAATTGCGTACTGGATTCGATGTTGTTGTTGCCGCGCTCTTGGGTGCCGATGAATTTGGCTTCAGTACGGCCCCTTTGATTGCTATGGGATGTACTATGATGCGAAAATGCCACTTGAATACATGTCCTGTGGGAATCGCCACTCAGGATCCTGTACTGCGTAAGAAATTTGCTGGAAAACCAGAGCACGTTGTCAATTTCTTATTTATGCTAGCGGAAGAGGTACGCACGCACATGGCTAGCCTTGGTATCCGCAAATTCCAAGACCTGGTTGGTCGCACCGATTTCTTGAGAATCGCTGGTAGTAACcacgaaaaagcaaaaactttaaattttgcaaatattttacGTAGTGCGTTAGAACTGCGTCCAGGAATTAATATCAGAGGCGGCTCAGTCAAGCAGGATTTCCAGCTCGAAAACAGACTGGACAACAAACTTATTGAAGAAGCTACCCCTATCTTGCAAGGTCTGAAGAAGAGCGTAAACATTGAGATGGCCATTAATAACGAATGCAGAGCTTTTGCTTCTACCCTCAGCTATTACATTTCCAAGAAATTTGGAGAAGAAGGGCTTCCCGAACACAGTATCAATATTAATATGACAGGCTCCGCGGGTCAGAGTTTCTGTGCTTTCATGACAAAAGGTGTTCATGTCACATTGGAAGGGGATGCCAACGACTATGTAGGAAAGGGTCTTTGCGGTGGGGAAATAGTCATCTACCCCCCCAAAGATTCCGACTTCAACTCCGAAGCAAATGTTATTGTGGGCAACGTGTGCCTCTACGGTGCTACTTCTGGGCGTGCATATTTCCGGGGTATTGCTGCGGAAAGATTCAGCGTACGTAACAGTGGAGCTATCGTAGTTGTTGAAGGTGTCGGTGACCATGGATGTGAATACATGACTGGAGGATGTGCGGTTATCTTGGGACTTACCGGAAGGAACTTCGCCGCTGGAATGTCTGGTGGAATCGCTTATGTTCTCGATGTCGACGGGTCCTTCAAGAG CAAATGTAATCCTGAAATGGTCGAGCTGCTGCCGCTGAATCAGCAGGATGACATTGCCTATGTGAAAGAACTTTTGGAAGAATTTGTCGAGAAAACTGGCTCTTTGATTGCTCAAGATTTACTGAAAGTATGGCCTGAACCTACTACCAGATTTGTAAAG GTATTCCCGTACGAGTATCAAAGAGCTCTGAAGCAATtggctgagaaaaaagaatcgcagcTGATTTtgaatggtaataataaatcTTCTGAGCCTAGTGTTCAGGATATTGAGGACGCAATTGCTGACGGGGACATGGAAAAACGCAAATTAGACAAAATCCG AGGATTTGTAAAGTACGGTCGTGAAACTAAAAACTATCGCCCAGCTGCCAAAAGATTAGAGGACTGGGACGAGATATACAACTTCCAGGGAGTCAGAAAGGGACTGAGGGTTCAAGCTGCAAGATGCATGGAATGTGGGGTTCCATTCTGTCAAAGTAGTCACGGGTGCCCATTGGGAAATATTATTCCTAAATGGAACGACCTCGTATTTCATTCCAACTGGAAGGAGGCTTTGAACCAGCTCTTACAGACTAACAATTTCCCTG AATTCACCGGAAGGGTATGTCCAGCGCCGTGTGAAGGTGCTTGCGTTTTGGGTATCTCAGAACCGGCggtgacgataaaaaatatcgagtgTGCTATCATAGATCATGCCTTTGAGCAAGGTTGGATTACTGCGCAACCACCAAATACAAGAACAGGGCGAAAAGTAGCTATTGTCGGTTCTGGTCCTTCTGGACTTGCGGCAGCACACCAGCTCAACAAAGCCGGACATTTAGTCACCGTATATGAAAGAAACGATCGTGTCGGAGGTCTTTTACAGTACGGAATTCCCACCATGAAATTGTCCAAGCAAGTCGTTCAGAGGCGAATTTCGCTACTAGCGGCCGAGGGAATTACTTTCAAGACTGGTGTGAATGTGGGAAAAGATATTTCTGCCAag GAATTAAGAGAACAGTATGACGCACTTCTCTTGTGCACTGGAGCCACATGGCCACGAGATCTGCCGATTCCCGGACGTCAGTTTGAAGGAATACACTTCGCTATGAGCTTTTTGGAGAACTGGCAGAAGAAACAAATGGGTAATACTGCACCTCCGCAGATGAAACTTATCGCCAAGGACAAGGACGTGATCATCATCGGTGGCGGAGACACGGGTTGCGACTGTATCGCTACATCTCTGCGACag GGCGCTAAATCCATCACGACATTTGAAATTCTACCTGAACCTCCGGTAAAAAGAGGGAAGGATAATCCCTGGCCACAATATCCAAGAGTATTCAAGGTCGACTACGGTCACGAAGAAGTTGCCCTGAAGTTTGGACGGGACCCACGTCAGTTCAGTACATTGAGCAAG GAATTCTTGGGTGATGACAAAGGCAATGTTAGTGGAATTAAAACCGTTACAGTTGAATGGACTAAGGACGAAGCAGGCAGATGGAAAATGGACGAAGTGCCGAATTCCGAAAAG ATTTATAAATGTGATCTGGTATTACTTGCGATGGGATTCTTGGGACCTGAGAAATACGTCGCCACTGAATTAGAAGCAAAACTTGACGGGCGTGGAAACTACGAAACTCCGGGTGGTAAATTCTCGACCAGTCTTCCTGGAGTGTTTGCAGCGGGAG attGTCGGAGAGGTCAGTCTCTCGTTGTTTGGGCAATAGCTGAAGGAAGGCAAGCGGCAAGGGAAGTTGATCTGGCTTTGATGGGGTGTACGACTCTCCCGAGTCCCGGTGGTGTGATCACGGGAGTTTTGCCCTAA
- the LOC105689110 gene encoding glutamate synthase [NADH] isoform X4, whose amino-acid sequence MCYGTVGRTCVAHVHRRTLRRCYFGQSRLKPGRMLLVDTEEKQIIQDVDLKIQIARSRPHSTWLKEQISMDQLREAHVAVHGSNGITDNGGVELTKLNGTNDKIDGVSAVNRVWGGDKRLSLYGYTIETINMLILPMIQTKKEALGSMGNDAPLACLSEFQPLIYEYFKQLFAQVTNPPIDPFREKIVMSLMCPIGPVSNVLEPNELQVHRLFLSQPILSLKDLEVIKHTNYRGWRTKVIDITYPAEDGPPGLMKTLDRVCNEANEAAREGYQLLVLSDRRAGPERVPVSTLLAQGAVHHFLIEERQRMRVGLILETAEAREVHHMCVLLGYGADAICPYLVFEMARSLRADGVLEESFTDDVMYQNYCEAMERGVAKVMAKMGISTLQSYKGAQIFEAVGLADDVVDKCFKGTQSRIGGVTFDIIAKEAFERHQMTYMEKAVDMMVLRNPGIYHWRAGGEKHINDPNSIANLQEAVESKSNNAYENYRKSTMEAVRACTLRGQLDLKPIDKPIPIDEIEPAAEIVKRFVTGAMSFGSISLEAHTTLAIAMNRIGGKSNTGEGGENADRYLGQDPQFSKRSAIKQVASGRFGVTSSYLANADDLQIKMAQGAKPGEGGELPGYKVTADIAATRHSVPGVGLISPPPHHDIYSIEDLAELIYDLKCANPEARISVKLVSEVGVGVVASGVAKGKAEHIVISGHDGGTGASSWTGIKAAGLPWELGVAETHQVLTLNNLRSRVVVQADGQLRTGFDVVVAALLGADEFGFSTAPLIAMGCTMMRKCHLNTCPVGIATQDPVLRKKFAGKPEHVVNFLFMLAEEVRTHMASLGIRKFQDLVGRTDFLRIAGSNHEKAKTLNFANILRSALELRPGINIRGGSVKQDFQLENRLDNKLIEEATPILQGLKKSVNIEMAINNECRAFASTLSYYISKKFGEEGLPEHSININMTGSAGQSFCAFMTKGVHVTLEGDANDYVGKGLCGGEIVIYPPKDSDFNSEANVIVGNVCLYGATSGRAYFRGIAAERFSVRNSGAIVVVEGVGDHGCEYMTGGCAVILGLTGRNFAAGMSGGIAYVLDVDGSFKSKCNPEMVELLPLNQQDDIAYVKELLEEFVEKTGSLIAQDLLKVWPEPTTRFVKVFPYEYQRALKQLAEKKESQLILNGNNKSSEPSVQDIEDAIADGDMEKRKLDKIRGFVKYGRETKNYRPAAKRLEDWDEIYNFQGVRKGLRVQAARCMECGVPFCQSSHGCPLGNIIPKWNDLVFHSNWKEALNQLLQTNNFPEFTGRVCPAPCEGACVLGISEPAVTIKNIECAIIDHAFEQGWITAQPPNTRTGRKVAIVGSGPSGLAAAHQLNKAGHLVTVYERNDRVGGLLQYGIPTMKLSKQVVQRRISLLAAEGITFKTGVNVGKDISAKELREQYDALLLCTGATWPRDLPIPGRQFEGIHFAMSFLENWQKKQMGNTAPPQMKLIAKDKDVIIIGGGDTGCDCIATSLRQGAKSITTFEILPEPPVKRGKDNPWPQYPRVFKVDYGHEEVALKFGRDPRQFSTLSKEFLGDDKGNVSGIKTVTVEWTKDEAGRWKMDEVPNSEKIYKCDLVLLAMGFLGPEKYVATELEAKLDGRGNYETPGGKFSTSLPGVFAAGDCRRGQSLVVWAIAEGRQAAREVDLALMGCTTLPSPGGVITGVLP is encoded by the exons ATGTGCTATGGAACCGTGGGACGGACCTGCGTTGCTCACGTTCACCGACGGACGTTACGTCGGTGCTATTTTGGACAG AGCCGTTTGAAGCCCGGTAGAATGTTGCTGGTTGACACAGAAGAAAAGCAGATTATCCAAGATGTCGATCTCAAGATTCAAATTGCACGTAGCAGGCCTCACTCTACTTGGCTGAAAGAACAG ATATCTATGGATCAGTTGCGAGAGGCTCATGTAGCAGTACATGGTTCAAATGGCATAACGGATAACGGAGGTGTAGAGTTGACAAAGTTAAACGGTACtaacgataaaattgatggtgTTTCTGCTGTAAATCGCGTCTGGGGTGGAGACAAACGTCTTTCCTTGTACGGATATACAATTGAGACTATCAACATGTTGATCCTGCCCATGATCCAAACAAA AAAAGAAGCACTGGGTTCGATGGGTAATGATGCCCCGTTGGCATGTCTCTCAGAATTTCAACCTCTGATCTATGAGTATTTCAAGCAACTGTTTGCGCAA GTGACAAATCCTCCGATCGATCCGTTCAGAGAGAAGATAGTAATGTCTCTGATGTGCCCAATTGGTCCAGTGAGCAATGTCCTGGAACCAAACGAACTGCAAGTTCATCGTCTCTTCCTTTCTCAGCCCATTTTGTCATTGAAAGATCTCGAAGTGATTAAACACACCAATTATCGTGGGTGGAGGACCAAGGTGATCGATATCACGTACCCCGCCGAAGACGGACCACCAGGTCTCATGAAAACTCTTGACAGAGTGTGCAACGAAGCTAACGAAGCCGCTCGTGAAGGCTATCAACTTTTAGTTTTGTCCGATCGTAGAGCTGGCCCAGAAAG AGTTCCGGTAAGCACATTACTTGCCCAAGGAGCTGTACATCATTTTCTCATTGAAGAACGACAAAGAATGCGCGTCGGTTTGATATTGGAAACTGCCGAAGCTCGAGAGGTTCACCATATGTGTGTATTGCTTGGCTATGGAGCTGATGCCATTTGCCCTTATCTTGTATTCGAAATGGCCAGAAGCCTTCGGGCTGATGGTGTTCTCGAGGAATCCTTTACCGATGATGTCATGTATCAG AACTACTGCGAAGCTATGGAACGTGGTGTTGCCAAGGTAATGGCTAAAATGGGAATATCAACTCTCCAGTCTTACAAAGGCGCCCAAATCTTCGAGGCCGTTGGTCTAGCCGACGATGTTGTTGATAAATGCTTCAAg GGCACGCAATCGCGCATAGGCGGTGTGACGTTTGACATAATAGCCAAAGAGGCATTTGAAAGGCATCAAATGACTTACATGGAAAAAGCAGTAGACATGATGGTTCTGAGAAATCCTGGAATTTATCATTGGCGAGCGGGTGGAGAGAAACACATCAACGATCCCAACAGTATTGCTAATCTGCAGGAAGCAGTTGAATCCAAGAGTAACAACGCGTAcgaaaattaccgaaaatcgACAATGGAGGCAGTCAGAGCATGCACGTTGCGTGGTCAATTGGATTTGAAACCTATCGATAAACCAATACcgatcgatgaaattgaaCCCGCTGCAGAAATCGTGAAAAGATTTGTCACAGGTGCCATGAGCTTCGGAAGTATTTCACTAGAAGCTCATACCACTCTTGCTATTGCCATGAACAGAATTGGCGGAAAATCCAACACAGGAGAAGGTGGAGAAAACGCAGACAG GTATTTGGGTCAGGATCCACAATTCAGCAAACGCTCTGCAATCAAACAAGTAGCCAGCGGTAGATTCGGCGTAACTTCTAGCTACTTGGCGAACGCCGATGATCTGCAAATAAAAATGGCCCAAGGAGCCAAACCTGGCGAAGGTGGTGAACTGCCCGGATACAAA GTTACGGCAGACATTGCTGCTACTCGTCATTCAGTCCCTGGAGTTGGTCTGATATCACCACCTCCCCACCACGATATCTATTCGATCGAAGATCTGGCGGAATTGATTTACGACTTGAAATGCGCGAATCCAGAAGCTCGAATTTCCGTAAAGCTTGTTTCTGAAGTTGGAGTCGGGGTCGTCGCGTCTGGTGTTGCTAAA GGCAAAGCAGAGCACATTGTGATATCTGGCCACGATGGTGGTACTGGTGCCAGTAGCTGGACTGGAATAAAGGCTGCGGGTCTTCCATGGGAATTAGGTGTGGCCGAAACCCATCAAGTCTTGACATTGAATAACCTTCGTTCGAGAGTCGTCGTTCAAGCGGATGGTCAATTGCGTACTGGATTCGATGTTGTTGTTGCCGCGCTCTTGGGTGCCGATGAATTTGGCTTCAGTACGGCCCCTTTGATTGCTATGGGATGTACTATGATGCGAAAATGCCACTTGAATACATGTCCTGTGGGAATCGCCACTCAGGATCCTGTACTGCGTAAGAAATTTGCTGGAAAACCAGAGCACGTTGTCAATTTCTTATTTATGCTAGCGGAAGAGGTACGCACGCACATGGCTAGCCTTGGTATCCGCAAATTCCAAGACCTGGTTGGTCGCACCGATTTCTTGAGAATCGCTGGTAGTAACcacgaaaaagcaaaaactttaaattttgcaaatattttacGTAGTGCGTTAGAACTGCGTCCAGGAATTAATATCAGAGGCGGCTCAGTCAAGCAGGATTTCCAGCTCGAAAACAGACTGGACAACAAACTTATTGAAGAAGCTACCCCTATCTTGCAAGGTCTGAAGAAGAGCGTAAACATTGAGATGGCCATTAATAACGAATGCAGAGCTTTTGCTTCTACCCTCAGCTATTACATTTCCAAGAAATTTGGAGAAGAAGGGCTTCCCGAACACAGTATCAATATTAATATGACAGGCTCCGCGGGTCAGAGTTTCTGTGCTTTCATGACAAAAGGTGTTCATGTCACATTGGAAGGGGATGCCAACGACTATGTAGGAAAGGGTCTTTGCGGTGGGGAAATAGTCATCTACCCCCCCAAAGATTCCGACTTCAACTCCGAAGCAAATGTTATTGTGGGCAACGTGTGCCTCTACGGTGCTACTTCTGGGCGTGCATATTTCCGGGGTATTGCTGCGGAAAGATTCAGCGTACGTAACAGTGGAGCTATCGTAGTTGTTGAAGGTGTCGGTGACCATGGATGTGAATACATGACTGGAGGATGTGCGGTTATCTTGGGACTTACCGGAAGGAACTTCGCCGCTGGAATGTCTGGTGGAATCGCTTATGTTCTCGATGTCGACGGGTCCTTCAAGAG CAAATGTAATCCTGAAATGGTCGAGCTGCTGCCGCTGAATCAGCAGGATGACATTGCCTATGTGAAAGAACTTTTGGAAGAATTTGTCGAGAAAACTGGCTCTTTGATTGCTCAAGATTTACTGAAAGTATGGCCTGAACCTACTACCAGATTTGTAAAG GTATTCCCGTACGAGTATCAAAGAGCTCTGAAGCAATtggctgagaaaaaagaatcgcagcTGATTTtgaatggtaataataaatcTTCTGAGCCTAGTGTTCAGGATATTGAGGACGCAATTGCTGACGGGGACATGGAAAAACGCAAATTAGACAAAATCCG AGGATTTGTAAAGTACGGTCGTGAAACTAAAAACTATCGCCCAGCTGCCAAAAGATTAGAGGACTGGGACGAGATATACAACTTCCAGGGAGTCAGAAAGGGACTGAGGGTTCAAGCTGCAAGATGCATGGAATGTGGGGTTCCATTCTGTCAAAGTAGTCACGGGTGCCCATTGGGAAATATTATTCCTAAATGGAACGACCTCGTATTTCATTCCAACTGGAAGGAGGCTTTGAACCAGCTCTTACAGACTAACAATTTCCCTG AATTCACCGGAAGGGTATGTCCAGCGCCGTGTGAAGGTGCTTGCGTTTTGGGTATCTCAGAACCGGCggtgacgataaaaaatatcgagtgTGCTATCATAGATCATGCCTTTGAGCAAGGTTGGATTACTGCGCAACCACCAAATACAAGAACAGGGCGAAAAGTAGCTATTGTCGGTTCTGGTCCTTCTGGACTTGCGGCAGCACACCAGCTCAACAAAGCCGGACATTTAGTCACCGTATATGAAAGAAACGATCGTGTCGGAGGTCTTTTACAGTACGGAATTCCCACCATGAAATTGTCCAAGCAAGTCGTTCAGAGGCGAATTTCGCTACTAGCGGCCGAGGGAATTACTTTCAAGACTGGTGTGAATGTGGGAAAAGATATTTCTGCCAag GAATTAAGAGAACAGTATGACGCACTTCTCTTGTGCACTGGAGCCACATGGCCACGAGATCTGCCGATTCCCGGACGTCAGTTTGAAGGAATACACTTCGCTATGAGCTTTTTGGAGAACTGGCAGAAGAAACAAATGGGTAATACTGCACCTCCGCAGATGAAACTTATCGCCAAGGACAAGGACGTGATCATCATCGGTGGCGGAGACACGGGTTGCGACTGTATCGCTACATCTCTGCGACag GGCGCTAAATCCATCACGACATTTGAAATTCTACCTGAACCTCCGGTAAAAAGAGGGAAGGATAATCCCTGGCCACAATATCCAAGAGTATTCAAGGTCGACTACGGTCACGAAGAAGTTGCCCTGAAGTTTGGACGGGACCCACGTCAGTTCAGTACATTGAGCAAG GAATTCTTGGGTGATGACAAAGGCAATGTTAGTGGAATTAAAACCGTTACAGTTGAATGGACTAAGGACGAAGCAGGCAGATGGAAAATGGACGAAGTGCCGAATTCCGAAAAG ATTTATAAATGTGATCTGGTATTACTTGCGATGGGATTCTTGGGACCTGAGAAATACGTCGCCACTGAATTAGAAGCAAAACTTGACGGGCGTGGAAACTACGAAACTCCGGGTGGTAAATTCTCGACCAGTCTTCCTGGAGTGTTTGCAGCGGGAG attGTCGGAGAGGTCAGTCTCTCGTTGTTTGGGCAATAGCTGAAGGAAGGCAAGCGGCAAGGGAAGTTGATCTGGCTTTGATGGGGTGTACGACTCTCCCGAGTCCCGGTGGTGTGATCACGGGAGTTTTGCCCTAA